The following coding sequences are from one Treponema bryantii window:
- a CDS encoding DNA methylase produces the protein MSDKTYIAIDLKSFYASVECREHLLDPLTTKLVVADKSRTSKTICLAVTPALKAYGLSGRSRLFEVEAKAREIKRQTGKELDYIIAVPRMSLYINYSTRIYNVYLRYFAPEDIHVYSIDEVFIDATSYLSFYKMTAHDLAVKVIHDVLSETGITATAGIAPNLFLCKAAMDIVAKHIPADKDGVRIAELDVAGFRRQLWNHQPLTDFWRVGRATARRLDKYFIRTMGDIARTSLENPELLYKEFGIDAEILMDHAWGIEPVGMKDIKNYRSEAKSLGSGQVLHEPYTYDKTKIIVREMAEILALDLFKKKIVTDSITLHVGYDIESLYVPGFDGEVVRDYYGREMPKPAHGSWSFGTETNSSKLIVEGFVSIFEKVVNPSWLFRRINITANNTKPESERQPSLFDELTSDEGGVNHQKEDSLQKARLEIIRKFGKNAILKGMNLEEGATTIDRNAQIGGHKA, from the coding sequence ATGTCAGATAAAACTTACATCGCAATAGACTTAAAATCTTTTTATGCCTCTGTTGAATGCCGCGAACATCTTTTAGACCCGCTTACCACAAAACTTGTAGTAGCAGATAAAAGCCGTACCAGTAAAACAATCTGTCTTGCAGTAACGCCAGCGCTCAAAGCTTACGGACTCAGCGGCCGCTCACGACTTTTTGAAGTAGAAGCAAAGGCCCGCGAAATCAAACGACAGACCGGCAAAGAACTGGACTACATTATTGCAGTTCCACGGATGTCGCTCTATATCAATTATTCCACCCGCATTTACAATGTATACCTTCGATATTTTGCACCAGAAGATATCCATGTTTATTCGATAGATGAAGTTTTTATAGATGCAACCAGCTACCTTTCTTTTTATAAGATGACAGCTCACGATCTTGCAGTAAAAGTTATCCATGATGTGCTTTCAGAAACAGGAATCACAGCTACTGCCGGAATTGCCCCGAATCTATTTTTATGCAAGGCAGCCATGGATATTGTTGCCAAGCATATTCCAGCAGATAAGGACGGAGTAAGAATCGCAGAACTTGATGTTGCAGGATTTCGACGACAGCTCTGGAACCATCAGCCATTAACAGATTTCTGGCGGGTTGGAAGAGCTACGGCACGCAGACTCGATAAATATTTTATCCGTACAATGGGAGACATAGCCCGCACCTCGCTGGAAAATCCCGAACTACTTTATAAAGAATTCGGTATTGATGCTGAGATTCTCATGGATCACGCCTGGGGCATTGAACCCGTTGGCATGAAAGACATCAAAAACTACAGATCCGAAGCAAAGAGTCTTGGAAGCGGCCAGGTACTTCACGAGCCGTACACTTATGACAAAACAAAAATCATAGTTCGTGAAATGGCAGAGATTCTGGCACTGGATCTGTTTAAGAAAAAAATCGTCACCGATTCAATTACGCTCCACGTTGGCTACGATATAGAAAGTCTGTATGTACCAGGCTTTGATGGTGAAGTTGTACGGGATTATTACGGTCGAGAAATGCCAAAGCCTGCCCACGGAAGCTGGAGCTTTGGAACAGAAACAAATTCATCAAAGCTAATTGTAGAAGGTTTTGTTTCAATTTTTGAAAAGGTTGTAAATCCTTCATGGCTTTTCCGCAGAATCAATATAACCGCAAACAATACAAAGCCAGAAAGCGAACGGCAGCCCAGTCTGTTTGATGAACTTACATCAGATGAAGGCGGAGTAAATCATCAGAAGGAAGACAGCCTTCAAAAAGCCCGCCTTGAAATAATCCGCAAGTTTGGAAAAAACGCCATATTAAAAGGTATGAACCTCGAAGAAGGCGCAACCACAATAGACCGTAACGCTCAGATAGGAGGACACAAAGCATGA
- a CDS encoding S24 family peptidase, which produces MEAVEFWTKIKKNLSEIGKTQEWLCNEAGLDLQSMRNRIYKERFPSIQETLRILEVFGTTAEEFFGMNTERLEKTFAKDVLLIPVVDQVFSAGKGQYLPDNDTVNEYISVPNHLKKYGNSLSASKVRGDSMEPTLFDGDTIICDINGYDGTDGIYTIHYKGNGFVKRLQSTGDGVKIISDNPRYEPMFANSEDDSFTVIGKVRAVLHNM; this is translated from the coding sequence ATGGAAGCAGTTGAATTCTGGACAAAAATCAAAAAGAATCTTTCTGAAATTGGAAAAACTCAGGAATGGCTCTGCAATGAAGCAGGCCTGGACCTTCAGTCAATGAGAAACCGCATCTATAAAGAACGCTTTCCTTCTATACAGGAAACGCTGCGTATCCTTGAAGTTTTTGGTACCACTGCAGAAGAGTTCTTTGGAATGAATACAGAAAGACTCGAAAAGACATTTGCAAAAGATGTACTTTTGATTCCAGTTGTGGATCAGGTATTTTCAGCAGGAAAAGGCCAGTATCTTCCAGACAATGACACAGTAAATGAATATATATCCGTTCCAAATCATCTGAAGAAATACGGCAACAGTCTTTCGGCCTCTAAAGTTCGCGGAGATTCAATGGAGCCTACCCTTTTTGATGGCGACACAATCATCTGCGATATCAACGGATACGACGGCACAGATGGTATTTACACAATTCACTATAAAGGAAACGGTTTTGTAAAACGACTCCAGAGTACAGGCGACGGAGTAAAAATTATTTCCGATAATCCCCGTTATGAGCCAATGTTCGCAAACAGTGAAGACGACAGCTTTACCGTAATTGGTAAGGTTAGAGCCGTACTTCATAATATGTAA
- a CDS encoding S24 family peptidase produces MITGYPCPAQGFHDKRIDLNSLYIKHPTATVFMTVDTDRFRNMCIFNGDLLIIDRAKRITPGSLVVYESQGEFEIGRVCNIKGEAIVTGSIIYVIHTVK; encoded by the coding sequence ATGATTACAGGTTATCCATGTCCTGCACAGGGATTTCATGATAAAAGAATAGATTTGAACTCTCTTTACATTAAGCATCCTACGGCAACGGTTTTTATGACTGTGGATACAGACCGTTTCAGGAACATGTGTATATTCAATGGTGATCTTCTTATTATTGACCGCGCAAAAAGAATAACTCCCGGATCACTTGTGGTTTACGAGAGTCAGGGAGAATTTGAGATTGGGCGGGTATGTAATATAAAAGGCGAAGCAATTGTAACTGGCTCTATAATTTATGTGATTCATACGGTAAAATAA
- a CDS encoding O-acetyl-ADP-ribose deacetylase has translation MKIIQGDITRLSCDAIVNAANSSLLGGGGVDGAIHRVAGPELLAECRTLHGCKTGEAKITKGYNLPSRFVIHTVGPVYYEHSPAESESLLAACYENSLKLAKENGLKTIAFPLISAGVYGYPQREAIKVAVETMKKHQNDFDETTLILFGDREYGFAKEDYPEFC, from the coding sequence ATGAAAATTATTCAGGGTGATATTACAAGACTTAGCTGCGATGCAATTGTAAATGCAGCAAATTCTTCTCTTCTTGGAGGTGGCGGAGTTGATGGTGCAATTCACCGTGTTGCCGGCCCCGAACTTCTTGCAGAATGCCGTACACTTCACGGCTGCAAAACCGGCGAGGCTAAAATCACTAAAGGCTATAATCTTCCGTCCAGATTTGTTATTCATACGGTTGGACCAGTTTACTACGAACATTCACCTGCTGAGTCAGAATCTCTTTTGGCAGCCTGCTATGAGAATTCCTTAAAGCTCGCAAAGGAAAATGGTCTTAAGACAATTGCTTTTCCTTTGATTTCTGCCGGTGTGTATGGCTATCCGCAGCGTGAAGCCATAAAAGTAGCTGTTGAAACAATGAAAAAACACCAGAACGATTTCGATGAAACTACACTGATACTCTTTGGTGACCGCGAGTACGGCTTTGCAAAAGAAGATTATCCTGAGTTTTGCTAG
- a CDS encoding nucleotide pyrophosphohydrolase, with product MTEQTKKRIRKFVEDRDWSKFHSPANLAKSISIEANELLECFQWSDTDYNLQHVKEELADVLVYCQDMLDALNLNEDEIINMKMDMNEKKYPVDKAKGSNKKYTEL from the coding sequence ATGACAGAACAGACAAAAAAACGCATCAGAAAATTTGTAGAAGACCGCGACTGGTCTAAGTTCCACAGCCCGGCGAATCTTGCTAAATCAATTTCGATTGAAGCTAACGAGCTGCTCGAATGTTTTCAGTGGAGCGACACAGACTACAACCTCCAGCATGTAAAAGAAGAACTCGCAGATGTCCTCGTTTACTGCCAGGATATGCTGGACGCACTTAACCTCAACGAAGATGAAATCATCAATATGAAAATGGATATGAATGAGAAAAAATATCCTGTCGATAAAGCGAAGGGAAGCAATAAAAAGTATACGGAGTTGTGA
- a CDS encoding RNA polymerase sigma factor: MSEFEKLISQERISIERFVRFKIFVKEDAEDILQNVYITAMQKFDQLKNKESFKPWIISIARNKCNDYFREKAKLLELPVEELLETKIIAGRHGFTEMQSVQETLEKLGGKEKQILYLYFWKEMSQEQIAEKLGVPLGTVKSRLHTAKQKFKENY, translated from the coding sequence GTGAGTGAATTTGAAAAATTGATTTCTCAAGAACGTATTTCAATTGAACGTTTTGTTAGATTCAAAATCTTTGTGAAAGAAGACGCTGAAGATATTCTTCAGAATGTTTATATAACTGCGATGCAAAAATTTGATCAATTAAAAAACAAAGAATCGTTCAAGCCATGGATAATAAGTATTGCTCGGAACAAATGCAATGATTATTTTCGTGAAAAAGCTAAGCTTCTGGAGCTTCCTGTTGAAGAATTGCTTGAAACTAAAATTATAGCCGGACGGCATGGTTTTACAGAAATGCAGTCCGTACAGGAAACTTTGGAGAAACTAGGCGGAAAAGAAAAGCAGATTCTGTATCTGTATTTCTGGAAAGAAATGTCACAGGAACAGATTGCAGAAAAACTTGGAGTTCCGCTTGGAACGGTAAAAAGCAGACTTCATACTGCAAAGCAAAAATTTAAGGAGAACTATTAA
- a CDS encoding VWA domain-containing protein: MGKREKQSRKYCHKALTPIRAIIEKYPDGIKDIHSISEEARALIQIKVQQFRECIKHVQFPNKPVWWEAMRISRNKIAHQEEDLSDSVLTSILSTVSSNLSKIEYDLLANIKRYRQDSKKKRRFENLTSSALGSESEKKQFVDAMEEYTNPNIPEDVRIEFPKNKYTELGASILKEISSQNNILEYERKHTGLSENIQTDILEWLEKVNKYLVKEDPFREEAIFIEQQKLRDSEDIASDLIKDSSKIEYHYKRLPSVSDSKRGDIEASTVNFDFYHNQFIKESKIVKAKNEKGDEVELLKWKSADKLEILKRNIILDLEQNLVDRKSKWELAHIDSMRKEFLEKLYSKINKFMKLESLLMPFIKNLGRLWDLSEGTFETSGFEILDTFAKLLENDESLKELADLLGKQTRAQISYEKELRDKVVIKSSWQPKHAYKGEINGLRFSNDISSVLPSELSLMNNPAANKLFQLKFAQKQLLSYDYQRMEEEQEESKEKEETTVEKKEPKGPIIICVDTSGSMHGTPENIEKTITFALSKIAIEEERKCFLISFSTSIETLDLTDFSANPIGKLVQFLRMSFHGGTDAGPALKHAVKMLSENEWKNADVLMISDFVMQTLDDDIKTQIESAQKDNTNFHSLVIGSSGNNAAINCFNHNWVYDVNNPQANRHLVEQIHEIKMHDSVTIV; this comes from the coding sequence ATGGGGAAGAGAGAAAAACAGTCTAGAAAATATTGTCATAAAGCACTAACACCTATTAGAGCTATCATAGAAAAATATCCAGATGGAATCAAAGATATTCATTCTATCTCTGAAGAAGCTCGTGCACTAATTCAAATAAAAGTTCAGCAATTCAGAGAATGCATTAAACATGTACAGTTTCCAAATAAGCCTGTATGGTGGGAAGCAATGCGTATCTCGAGAAATAAAATAGCACATCAGGAAGAAGATTTATCTGATTCAGTTCTGACTTCAATACTCTCAACCGTATCATCAAATCTTTCCAAGATAGAATACGATTTGCTCGCTAATATAAAACGTTACCGACAAGATTCAAAGAAAAAACGTCGCTTTGAAAATCTTACATCATCAGCATTAGGTTCCGAATCTGAAAAGAAACAGTTTGTTGATGCAATGGAAGAATATACAAATCCAAATATTCCAGAAGATGTTAGAATTGAGTTTCCAAAGAATAAGTACACAGAACTCGGAGCTTCAATTCTCAAAGAAATTTCTTCACAAAACAATATTTTGGAATATGAAAGAAAGCATACAGGACTTTCAGAAAATATTCAGACTGACATTCTTGAATGGCTTGAGAAAGTAAATAAATACTTAGTGAAAGAAGATCCTTTCAGAGAAGAGGCGATTTTTATTGAACAGCAAAAACTTCGCGATTCAGAAGATATTGCAAGTGACCTTATAAAAGACTCTTCAAAGATAGAATATCACTATAAACGACTTCCATCTGTAAGTGATTCTAAAAGAGGTGATATCGAAGCAAGTACTGTAAATTTTGACTTTTATCATAATCAGTTCATAAAAGAATCCAAGATTGTAAAGGCTAAGAACGAAAAGGGTGATGAAGTTGAATTGCTCAAATGGAAATCTGCTGACAAGCTGGAAATCCTTAAAAGAAATATCATTTTGGATTTAGAGCAAAATCTTGTTGATAGAAAATCAAAATGGGAACTAGCACATATTGATTCAATGCGAAAAGAATTCTTAGAAAAACTTTATTCAAAAATAAATAAGTTTATGAAACTTGAAAGTCTCCTGATGCCATTTATTAAAAATCTCGGACGATTGTGGGATTTAAGCGAAGGAACTTTTGAAACTAGTGGATTTGAAATTCTAGACACTTTTGCAAAGTTACTTGAGAATGATGAATCCTTAAAAGAATTAGCTGACCTTTTAGGAAAACAAACTCGTGCTCAAATCTCTTATGAAAAAGAGTTACGCGATAAAGTAGTTATAAAATCCAGTTGGCAGCCTAAACATGCATATAAAGGTGAAATAAATGGTCTTCGTTTTTCCAATGATATTTCCTCTGTTTTACCAAGTGAATTATCTTTAATGAATAATCCAGCTGCAAACAAACTGTTTCAATTGAAGTTTGCTCAGAAACAGCTCTTATCGTATGACTATCAGCGAATGGAAGAAGAACAAGAAGAATCAAAAGAAAAAGAGGAAACAACTGTAGAAAAGAAAGAGCCAAAAGGTCCGATTATTATCTGCGTTGATACAAGTGGCTCAATGCATGGAACTCCTGAGAATATCGAAAAAACTATAACCTTTGCACTCTCAAAGATAGCTATTGAGGAAGAAAGAAAATGCTTCCTGATTTCATTCTCAACAAGCATTGAAACTCTTGATCTTACAGATTTTTCAGCTAACCCAATTGGTAAGCTTGTTCAATTCCTTAGAATGTCATTTCATGGTGGAACAGATGCAGGCCCAGCACTTAAACATGCTGTAAAAATGCTTTCAGAAAATGAATGGAAAAATGCTGATGTTCTGATGATATCTGACTTTGTAATGCAGACATTAGATGACGACATAAAGACACAAATAGAATCTGCACAGAAAGATAATACAAACTTCCACAGTTTGGTAATTGGCAGTTCTGGAAACAATGCAGCAATAAATTGCTTTAATCATAACTGGGTTTATGATGTAAACAATCCTCAAGCTAACAGACATCTTGTAGAACAGATTCATGAAATCAAAATGCATGATTCAGTAACTATTGTCTGA